GCAGCACGCGCATTCGATCGCACAGCAGTTCAGAAGACTCTGTATCAGGGAGCGGTGAAGCTCGGCCTCCACCGCTTTTTGCGCGAGCGGGTGGGTCCCCTGATGACCGAGGTCGGCGAGGCGTGGGCGCGGGGAGACCTCGGGGTCCGTCACGAGCACTTCATCTCGGAAATTCTGGAGGAAGTCCTGCGCGATCTTCGAAGGCCGCTCGAGGCGACTGCCGAAGGACAGGCCGTGGTGCTGGCCAGCCTTCCGTCCGAGCAGCACACTTTGGGTATCCACATAGCGGCGCTGGCTGTTGCCGCGGCGGGGCGCCACATTCTCATCCTCGGCCCGCAAACACCGGTCGAAGAGATTGCCGCGGCGGCCACATCAGTCAGGGCATCCGCAGTCGGAATCTCCATCAGCCCATATGCCGCGACCGACCCCACTCTCTCGGAAGTCATGAGCCTGCGGGAAAGTCTTCCGTCGGGAATAAATCTGTGGCTCGGAGGCTCGGGCGCCATTGAGTTATCCGATCTGCCCGCTGACGTCGAAGTCCTCGATTCGCTCGATGCCCTGGAACGGGCGCTGCGACGCCTGGTGGATTGAAACCGCAAATTGTTCATGGCCATGACCGACGCTCGCCCGTGCGAGTCGAACGCGCAGGCCGCTATTCGGAGCTTCCGAGCTCGTGCTTGAGGGTGCGCTCGATCGCCCAGGTCATCTTGTCGACCAGCTGACGCTGGTCATAGACAGCCTGCATCAACACCTTGAGCGGCATCAACCGAACATGTGAGGCCGCATCGAGGTTCACGGTCTTCATCGACCATTCCGGGAAAAGCCGTGTCTCCACCTCCTCCTCGACGTCGAGTACGAGAACGCCGGTGTGCCGCTCGTCTTCCTCGATGGCTGCGAACAGTCCGTCAACGGCTTCCGCCGGCCCCTCGATGACCTGGTAAAACATTCCACCCGAAGCCATCAGCACTCCCGTGACCCCGAGCTCGGCGTTCTTCGCCGCTGCTTGCTGGCCCAAGTCTTCGAGCTCCTGCTCGGTCAGGGACTTCGAGTAACGACTCGCATATTTGACACGTTTCATCATGGCGAAATGCTAAACCGAAATTCGCTCGCGATCAATTCCAGCGTCCGCCTTTGTTCGGTGGCGCTGACACCGCCTCAACCTCCGTCGCGAATGCCGTGAGCGTGCGAACCGCCGGATTGAATCTGACCGGACGGCTCACTCGCGGTGCATCTCTGGCAGTCGCGAGTGAGGGTTAGGTATGCCGAGGTGCTAGATCGAGCCTGTCGGTTTTGTAAGCACCAGTTCCCTGCTCCTTTTCAGGTTTTCGTCTCTGAGGGCTGCAAACCCGGCGTCGAGCGCAAGACGCCGACTCGCGTCGAACTCAACGTCCGTGACATGGCCATTCGGCTCGATCACCAGGAGACGCCCTCCCGGGCGGAGGACCTGGTAGCACTGGCCGAGAAAACGGCTCGGGTACGGGGTCTCGTGCAGAACGTGCGCCGCAATCGCCAGATCCATCTCCCCGGCCAGGTCATCGAGAGGGAGATCTTCCTCGGTTGCCATGCGTGTCTCGACTATGTGATCGACGCCCTTTCTTCTCGCCCGCCTGCGCAGGCTCGAGAGCATCTTCTCCTGGATGTCCACGCACACAACCCTCCCGCCGTCGCCTACCAGACGTGCGAGTGGGAGGGTGAAGAAACCCATCCCGCAGCCGATGTCGACCGCTGCCATTCCCGGCCTCGCGTACGGGGTGAGGATCGTGTTCGGGTTCTCCCCCAGCTTTCGGATCGGGTTGGTGATCAGGTATCCGACCCACCATGGACACACATGGTGGGCACGTGGTGCCTCGTCCGTAACAACGTCTTCGAGTGATGAAATGGCCTTCATGATCGTACCCTCCGCGGCTTGACATTCTCGGTCTCCGCACATATACAAATATACGAGCTATCGCTCAGTTTTGTTACTCGCGTTCAGAGACGAGGTATCAATGTCAAAATCTGATAGTCCAAACAAAACAAAACAAAAGACTAACAAGACCAAAAATATAAATCCCACCAATCAAAACAGAGCTAAAGCTCATGTTTTGAACTCAACGCCAGCGAGACGCCAGCCCACGCAGGAGCGAGCTCGGTTTA
This DNA window, taken from Acidobacteriota bacterium, encodes the following:
- a CDS encoding MerR family transcriptional regulator gives rise to the protein MNDTDSTHGSQAIPVAEEQLLPMGAVTRRTGIGEHTLRAWERRFGFPKPLRLPSGHRRYTVGQVQQLMMINEALRCGHRAGDVVPLPRERLEALLEECEQALETEESSRAWLQEVFEAARAFDRTAVQKTLYQGAVKLGLHRFLRERVGPLMTEVGEAWARGDLGVRHEHFISEILEEVLRDLRRPLEATAEGQAVVLASLPSEQHTLGIHIAALAVAAAGRHILILGPQTPVEEIAAAATSVRASAVGISISPYAATDPTLSEVMSLRESLPSGINLWLGGSGAIELSDLPADVEVLDSLDALERALRRLVD
- a CDS encoding BLUF domain-containing protein translates to MMKRVKYASRYSKSLTEQELEDLGQQAAAKNAELGVTGVLMASGGMFYQVIEGPAEAVDGLFAAIEEDERHTGVLVLDVEEEVETRLFPEWSMKTVNLDAASHVRLMPLKVLMQAVYDQRQLVDKMTWAIERTLKHELGSSE
- a CDS encoding class I SAM-dependent methyltransferase, whose amino-acid sequence is MKAISSLEDVVTDEAPRAHHVCPWWVGYLITNPIRKLGENPNTILTPYARPGMAAVDIGCGMGFFTLPLARLVGDGGRVVCVDIQEKMLSSLRRRARRKGVDHIVETRMATEEDLPLDDLAGEMDLAIAAHVLHETPYPSRFLGQCYQVLRPGGRLLVIEPNGHVTDVEFDASRRLALDAGFAALRDENLKRSRELVLTKPTGSI